A genomic region of Vitis vinifera cultivar Pinot Noir 40024 chromosome 7, ASM3070453v1 contains the following coding sequences:
- the LOC100242257 gene encoding triacylglycerol lipase OBL1: protein MATKECNKEFSSECVLLTPEEVSFFQLFRILFPGDKGKENFVDSQKGVESTFKRRWIIFISILVQKFLQSVAKPLSWFGSKFETGLNLSSSNGSFRMLLLNCFRGNIQWPDKTSSTFLSFNGHLDKRVELDKSIKPGDSRYHAALSIMSAKASYENEAYIKTTVEDQWKMEFLGFFDFWNDYQEKATTQAFILRDKSGGSDTIIVAFRGTETFDADAWCTDFDLSWYEIPGVGNIHGGFMKALGLKKNLGWPKEIKQDDSHPQVAYYAIREMLREHLKASDQTKFLVTGHSLGAALAILFPAVLVLHEEGWMLDRLLGVYAFGQPRVGDQKFGEFMTEQLKKHSIPYFRFVYCNDLVPRLPYDDTALMFKHFGTCLYFNSSYEGKIVAEEPNKNYFSPLMAMPKTLNAMRELIRSFTIARSKGKEYTEGWFLRFFRVLGLIVPGVSAHGPQDYVNSTRLGSPALFLPHHDPTP from the exons ATGGCTACTAAGGAATGCAACAAAGAATTCTCCAGCGAGTGCGTACTGCTGACACCAGAGGAAGTGAGTTTCTTTCAACTCTTTCGCATCTTGTTCCCCGGTGACAAAGGGAAGGAAAATTTTGTGGACTCTCAGAAGGGAGTGGAGTCGACTTTCAAGCGAAGATGGATCATATTCATCTCCATCTTGGTTCAGAAGTTTCTGCAGTCCGTGGCAAAGCCACTGTCATGGTTTGGATCAAAGTTTGAGACGGGGTTGAACCTTTCCTCAAGTAATGGCAGCTTTCGTATGCTCTTGCTCAATTGCTTTAGAG GAAATATCCAATGGCCGGACAAAACGTCGTCGACTTTCTTATCATTCAATGGGCATCTAGACAAGCGAGTGGAGTTAGATAAAAGCATCAAACCAGGAGATAGCAGATACCATGCAGCACTCTCTATTATGTCTGCTAAGGCATCTTATGAGAATGAAGCCTATATCAAAACTACAGTAGAAGATCAATGGAAG ATGgaatttttggggttttttgaTTTCTGGAATG ACTATCAAGAGAAGGCTACGACACAAGCCTTCATACTTCGCGATAAAAGTGGTGGCAGCGATACCATCATAGTGGCCTTTAGAGGTACTGAAACATTCGACGCGGATGCATGGTGTACTGACTTTGATCTCTCTTGGTATGAAATCCCCGGTGTGGGGAATATTCATGGGGGATTTATGAAAGCTCTGGGCCTAAAAAAGAACCTGGGTTGGCCTAAGGAAATCAAACAGGACGATAGCCACCCACAGGTGGCTTACTATGCCATTAGGGAAATGCTGAGAGAACACTTGAAGGCAAGCgatcaaacaaaatttttggtGACTGGTCACAGCTTGGGTGCGGCGTTGGCCATCCTCTTTCCGGCGGTTTTGGTGTTGCACGAGGAGGGATGGATGCTGGACAGACTCCTAGGCGTATACGCATTCGGGCAGCCCAGGGTTGGAGACCAGAAGTTTGGGGAGTTCATGACAGAGCAGCTGAAAAAGCACAGTATTCCATATTTCAGGTTTGTTTACTGTAACGATTTGGTGCCTAGGTTGCCCTATGACGACACGGCCCTTATGTTTAAGCACTTCGGAACGTGCCTCTACTTCAACAGCTCCTATGAAGGAAAG ATTGTTGCAGAAGAACCAAACAAGAACTACTTCTCTCCATTGATGGCCATGCCCAAGACCTTAAATGCCATGCGGGAGTTGATAAGAAGCTTCACTATTGCACGCTCAAAGGGAAAAGAGTACACAGAAGGGTGGTTCCTCAGATTCTTTAGGGTGTTGGGACTTATAGTCCCTGGTGTTTCAGCTCATGGCCCCCAAGATTATGTCAATTCTACCCGCTTGGGATCCCCAGCCCTGTTTCTCCCACACCATGACCCAACACCTTGA
- the LOC100247389 gene encoding uncharacterized protein LOC100247389: MDNKLVVLGIPWDVDTDGLRDYMSKFGELKDVIVMKERSTGRSRGFGYVTFGSVEDAKKVLSSEHFLGNRMLEVKVATPKEEMMRAPIKKVTRIFVARIPDSVNEAAFRSYFETYGEITDLYMPKDHGSKGHRGIGFITFASAESVDNLMVETHELGGSAVVVDRATPKEEEFRPVSRVPQGGYGAYNAYITAATRYAALGAPTLYDHPGSVYGRGESTRAMGKKIFVGRLPQEASAEDLRQYFGRFGRILDVYVPKDPKRSGHRGFGFVTFAEDGVADRVSRRSHEICGQQVAIDSATPLDDAGSSGNFMMDSAEPFGGFGGPMRTYGRMYGSLDFDDWGYGIGGGRPSRADWRYRPY; encoded by the exons ATGGATAACAAGCTTGTG GTTTTGGGAATCCCATGGGATGTGGATACGGATGGGTTGAGGGATTATATGAGCAAATTTGGAGAATTGAAGGACGTTATTGTGATGAAG GAGCGATCCACTGGCCGATCTCGTGGTTTTGGATATGTAACTTTTGGATCAGTTGAAGATGCAAAG AAAGTATTATCAAGTGAGCATTTTCTTGGAAACAGAATGTTGGAAGTGAAAGTGGCAACACCTAAG GAGGAGATGATGCGAGCTCCCATTAAGAAGGTCACCAGGATATTTGTGGCTAGGATCCCGGACTCTGTGAATGAGGCTGCCTTCCGAAG TTATTTTGAGACATATGGTGAAATAACGGATTTGTACATGCCAAAG GATCATGGATCAAAAGGGCATCGTGGAATTGGGTTTATCACATTTGCAAGTGCAG AATCTGTGGACAATTTGATGGTTGAAACTCATGAACTGGGAGGGTCTGCTGTAGTTGTTGATCGAGCAACCCCCAAG GAGGAGGAGTTCAGGCCAGTAAGCAGAGTGCCTCAGGGTGGATATGGTGCATACAATGCTTATATCACTGCAGCAACTAGATATGCTGCACTAGGTGCTCCTACCTTGTATGACCATCCAGGCTCAGTTTATGGAA GAGGGGAATCTACTCGTGCAATGGGCAAAAAGATTTTTGTTGGAAGGCTTCCTCAGGAAGCAAGCGCCGAAGATCTTCGTCAGTATTTTGGTAGATTTGGCCGTATTTTGGATGTTTATGTTCCCAAG GATCCTAAGAGAAGTGGCCATAGGGGCTTTGGTTTTGTAACCTTTGCTGAAGATGGTGTAGCTGATCGTGTATCTCGAAGGTCTCATGAGATTTGCGGACAGCAG GTTGCAATTGATTCGGCTACACCACTTGATGATGCTGGTAGCAGTGGAAATTTCATGATGGATAGTGCTGAACCATTTGGTGGTTTTGGTGGTCCTATGCGCACCTATGGAAGGATGTACGGAAGCCTGGATTTTGATGAT TGGGGTTATGGCATCGGTGGAGGGAGACCTTCAAGGGCAGATTGGAGGTATAGACCATACTAG